A single genomic interval of halophilic archaeon DL31 harbors:
- a CDS encoding Glucosamine--fructose-6-phosphate aminotransferase (isomerizing) (PFAM: Sugar isomerase (SIS); Glutamine amidotransferase, class-II~TIGRFAM: Glucosamine-fructose-6-phosphate aminotransferase, isomerising~HAMAP: Glucosamine--fructose-6-phosphate aminotransferase [isomerizing]~KEGG: hla:Hlac_1079 glucosamine--fructose-6-phosphate aminotransferase) — protein sequence MCGIIGYIGTGVATGEETASDGDENASVGDIVHRGLKNLEYRGYDSAGVALVGATSGLTVEKQSGEVDTLCVPDVPDATHGVGHTRWSTHGPPTDANAHPHTDCVGDVAVVHNGIVENHETLKQELSDHEFTSDTDTEVIPHLLEAELAADPDADLLAAVRRVEGRLEGSYAICAVREDDDRIIVARRGSPLVLGRGDEVSFVASDVTAFLEHTRDVTYLEDGDVVALSPDGVEIFADGDLVDRDIETVTWEADAAEKGGYDHYMRKEIHEQPTALRQTLTGRLDVDAGNVDLDVSFPPGFLADLEEIRVVACGTSYYAGRYAAQLFEELAGVRATVEIASEYEFGAGRTADRTLVVAVTQSGETADTLGAVRRTNAAGARTVAVTNTLGSTVTRDVDGTAFIRAGPEIGVAATKTFASQVATLAMLAVGIGRDRGALAAADARSVLADLQGLPGAVQQVLDEESQVREAAQQFQDSDAFFFVGRALGVPVALEGALKLKEISYDHAEGFAAGELKHGPLALVTPDTPVLAVLTDGARADKTMNNVTEAQTRGAPALGCVSAGDEYDTLDVSFDVPDVGVVEPLVANVYLQLFAYHVANEKGRPIDKPRNLAKSVTVE from the coding sequence ATGTGTGGGATCATCGGCTACATCGGTACTGGTGTCGCCACCGGAGAAGAGACGGCTAGTGACGGCGATGAGAACGCGAGCGTCGGTGATATCGTCCACCGCGGGCTCAAAAACCTCGAGTATCGCGGCTATGACTCCGCGGGCGTCGCGCTCGTGGGCGCGACGAGTGGGCTCACTGTCGAGAAGCAATCCGGTGAGGTCGACACGCTGTGTGTTCCGGACGTGCCGGACGCGACCCACGGTGTCGGCCACACCCGCTGGAGCACACACGGCCCGCCGACGGACGCGAATGCACATCCACACACGGACTGTGTGGGCGACGTCGCTGTGGTGCACAACGGCATCGTCGAGAACCATGAGACGCTCAAGCAGGAGTTGTCGGACCACGAGTTCACCAGCGACACCGACACTGAGGTCATCCCGCACCTTCTCGAAGCGGAACTTGCAGCCGATCCTGACGCCGACCTGCTGGCTGCGGTCCGACGCGTCGAGGGGCGACTGGAGGGAAGCTACGCGATCTGTGCAGTTCGTGAGGATGACGACCGGATCATCGTCGCGCGCCGTGGGAGCCCGCTCGTGTTAGGGCGCGGCGATGAGGTGTCGTTCGTCGCCAGCGACGTGACGGCCTTCCTCGAACACACCCGCGACGTGACCTACCTCGAAGACGGTGACGTGGTGGCACTCTCACCTGACGGTGTCGAGATCTTCGCCGACGGCGACCTCGTCGATCGCGACATTGAGACCGTGACGTGGGAGGCTGACGCCGCGGAGAAGGGCGGCTACGACCACTACATGCGCAAAGAGATCCACGAGCAGCCGACCGCGCTCCGGCAGACGCTCACCGGTCGCTTAGACGTTGATGCGGGTAACGTGGATTTGGACGTCTCGTTCCCGCCGGGCTTTCTTGCCGATCTAGAGGAGATCCGGGTCGTCGCCTGCGGGACTTCCTACTACGCGGGCCGGTATGCAGCACAGCTTTTCGAGGAGCTCGCCGGCGTGCGCGCGACCGTCGAGATCGCCAGCGAGTACGAGTTCGGCGCGGGCCGCACCGCAGATCGGACGCTGGTCGTCGCCGTGACCCAGAGCGGGGAGACGGCCGACACGCTCGGGGCGGTGCGACGCACGAACGCCGCAGGCGCGCGGACAGTCGCTGTGACGAACACCTTGGGGAGTACGGTGACCCGAGACGTTGACGGGACGGCGTTCATCCGCGCCGGCCCCGAGATTGGCGTCGCCGCGACGAAGACGTTCGCTTCCCAGGTGGCGACGCTTGCGATGCTCGCGGTGGGGATCGGCCGCGATCGTGGGGCCTTGGCGGCCGCCGACGCACGCTCCGTCTTAGCGGATCTGCAGGGGTTGCCTGGGGCGGTCCAACAGGTACTCGACGAGGAATCGCAGGTGCGCGAGGCTGCCCAACAGTTCCAGGACAGCGACGCGTTCTTCTTCGTCGGGCGAGCGCTCGGCGTGCCCGTCGCGCTGGAGGGCGCGTTGAAGCTAAAAGAAATTTCCTACGATCACGCAGAGGGGTTCGCTGCAGGCGAGCTCAAACACGGACCCCTCGCACTGGTAACACCAGACACACCCGTGCTGGCCGTGTTAACCGATGGTGCGCGGGCCGACAAGACGATGAACAACGTCACTGAGGCGCAAACACGGGGTGCGCCCGCGTTGGGCTGTGTGTCCGCGGGCGACGAGTACGACACACTCGACGTGTCGTTCGATGTACCCGACGTGGGTGTCGTCGAGCCGCTGGTGGCGAACGTGTACCTGCAGCTGTTCGCGTATCACGTCGCCAACGAGAAAGGCCGGCCGATCGACAAGCCACGGAATCTGGCAAAGAGCGTGACCGTCGAGTAA
- a CDS encoding protein of unknown function UPF0175 (PFAM: Uncharacterised protein family UPF0175~KEGG: nmg:Nmag_0158 protein of unknown function UPF0175): MSSIDLPADVLDAIAAPPDEREPIVQQELAVSLYREGYLSFGKTRELAGLTKADFHQLLGERGVERHTQTRTSRSMSSTPRNDGCLEHVPPAEPRADR; the protein is encoded by the coding sequence ATGAGCAGTATCGATCTCCCGGCCGATGTGCTGGATGCGATCGCAGCGCCGCCGGACGAGCGTGAGCCGATCGTCCAACAAGAGCTCGCCGTGTCGCTGTACCGTGAGGGGTATCTCTCGTTCGGCAAGACACGTGAGCTGGCCGGACTCACGAAGGCGGATTTTCACCAGCTACTCGGCGAGCGCGGGGTCGAGCGACATACACAGACGAGGACCTCGCGCTCGATGTCGAGTACGCCCAGGAATGACGGTTGTCTCGAACACGTCCCCCCTGCTGAACCTCGCGCTGATCGATAG
- a CDS encoding hypothetical protein (KEGG: hma:rrnB0081 hypothetical protein): MTVVSNTSPLLNLALIDRVHLIEAQFGEVVIPTAVWNELTEIRGESLALRGHGEREALAATEKLRFSRTGMKPTNSIQPPTMA; encoded by the coding sequence ATGACGGTTGTCTCGAACACGTCCCCCCTGCTGAACCTCGCGCTGATCGATAGAGTTCATCTGATCGAAGCCCAGTTTGGCGAGGTGGTGATTCCGACAGCGGTTTGGAACGAACTTACGGAAATTCGAGGCGAAAGCCTCGCCCTTCGGGGGCATGGCGAGCGCGAAGCTCTCGCTGCAACCGAAAAGCTTCGCTTTTCGAGGACGGGGATGAAGCCGACCAACAGTATTCAACCGCCGACGATGGCATAG
- a CDS encoding transposase IS200-family protein (PFAM: Transposase IS200-like~KEGG: hbo:Hbor_15880 transposase): protein MVKSTRHAKYELYYHIVFVPKSGRTEGSADLAEQGSAQYRRSHLTGKTKERLETIFAEICEDNDLELAESEVMPDHVHLFIGSPPKNAPSLIVNWVKGISARKYNQRYDDRVKWTRSYYVGTAGSASKGAVERYVAEQEGDDE from the coding sequence ATGGTGAAGAGTACCCGTCACGCGAAATACGAACTCTACTACCACATAGTGTTCGTGCCGAAATCGGGCAGAACCGAAGGTTCTGCTGACCTCGCGGAACAAGGTTCCGCTCAGTATCGGCGTTCGCACCTGACGGGGAAGACGAAGGAACGTCTCGAAACCATCTTCGCGGAAATCTGTGAGGACAATGACCTCGAACTGGCCGAGTCCGAGGTCATGCCCGACCACGTACACTTGTTCATCGGGAGTCCACCGAAGAACGCCCCGTCACTCATCGTCAACTGGGTCAAGGGCATCTCCGCGCGGAAGTACAACCAACGCTACGACGACCGCGTGAAGTGGACTCGTTCCTACTACGTTGGTACGGCGGGAAGCGCCTCGAAGGGCGCTGTCGAACGCTACGTCGCTGAACAGGAGGGTGACGACGAATGA
- a CDS encoding transposase, IS605 OrfB family (TIGRFAM: Transposase, IS605 OrfB, C-terminal~KEGG: hbo:Hbor_15890 transposase), with the protein MKRVNTFEVVPQTETGKECLLRLLDASASLWNELTYERRQNYFGDGDVWDTSEYRGQYNGVVGSATVQQVTRKNSEAWRSFFALKEKGEYANPPSYWGNEEDGRELRTYIRCNQYTIQWGKRSRLEIPVGQELKDEYGLGYHERLSLEVRGNPKWDGKQGRLELEYDEVSDMFRAFQPVTVPDSRLDSPLASHEAALDVGANNLVVCSTTTGSQYLYDGRELFGRFRETTDEIARLQSKLPERRSLSESRKTESSGRLREGRYSSKRIRRLYRQRTKRRDHAQNALVRDLVERLYDEGVATVYVGDLTDVLETHWSVRVNEKTHNFWAFKKFIHRLACVCEEYDISLEAESEAWTSQTCPECGDHEETIRHEDTLTCSCGFEGHADLTASETFLRENSDCEIRPMARPVRFEWDDHDWSGKPHPHESPKEVRTNPQVASVGR; encoded by the coding sequence ATGAAGCGCGTCAACACCTTCGAGGTCGTCCCCCAGACCGAGACCGGCAAAGAGTGCCTCCTACGGCTACTCGACGCCTCTGCTTCCCTGTGGAACGAACTCACCTACGAACGTCGTCAGAACTACTTCGGTGACGGCGACGTGTGGGACACTTCCGAATACCGTGGACAATACAACGGTGTCGTCGGAAGCGCGACCGTCCAACAGGTCACGCGCAAGAACAGCGAAGCGTGGCGGTCGTTCTTCGCCCTCAAGGAAAAAGGCGAGTACGCCAACCCACCGTCGTACTGGGGCAACGAGGAGGACGGGCGCGAACTCCGTACCTACATTCGGTGCAACCAGTACACAATTCAGTGGGGCAAGCGGTCGCGTCTCGAAATCCCTGTCGGGCAAGAACTGAAAGACGAATACGGACTCGGCTACCACGAACGACTCTCCCTCGAAGTCCGAGGCAACCCGAAGTGGGACGGCAAACAGGGTCGTCTGGAACTTGAGTACGACGAGGTTAGCGACATGTTCAGGGCTTTCCAACCAGTCACCGTACCTGATTCTCGACTGGATTCACCACTGGCTTCTCACGAAGCCGCCCTCGACGTTGGCGCGAATAATCTCGTCGTCTGTTCCACGACTACTGGTTCTCAGTACCTCTACGATGGTCGAGAGTTGTTCGGACGGTTCCGCGAGACGACAGATGAAATCGCTCGCCTACAGTCGAAATTGCCCGAGAGACGCAGTCTCTCGGAATCACGGAAGACGGAGTCTTCCGGACGACTCCGAGAGGGACGCTACAGTTCCAAGCGGATTCGACGGCTGTACCGACAGCGGACGAAGCGTCGTGACCACGCACAGAACGCGCTGGTGCGCGACCTCGTTGAACGGCTGTACGACGAGGGCGTAGCGACGGTGTACGTGGGCGACTTGACCGACGTGCTGGAAACGCACTGGTCGGTCAGGGTGAATGAGAAGACGCACAACTTCTGGGCGTTCAAGAAGTTCATCCACCGTCTCGCGTGCGTCTGTGAGGAATACGACATCTCCCTTGAAGCCGAGTCGGAAGCGTGGACGAGTCAGACGTGTCCTGAGTGTGGCGACCACGAGGAGACGATTCGCCACGAGGATACACTGACGTGTTCGTGCGGTTTCGAGGGGCACGCCGACCTCACGGCGTCAGAGACGTTCCTTCGAGAAAACAGCGATTGCGAAATCAGGCCGATGGCACGGCCCGTGCGATTCGAGTGGGACGACCACGACTGGTCGGGGAAACCACACCCTCATGAAAGTCCCAAAGAAGTGCGCACGAACCCGCAAGTTGCCTCCGTGGGTCGGTAG